The proteins below are encoded in one region of Eulemur rufifrons isolate Redbay chromosome 2, OSU_ERuf_1, whole genome shotgun sequence:
- the LOC138393028 gene encoding olfactory receptor 2Z1-like, translated as MEESNQSMATDFILMGLFSHTGPHLVLFSLVAATFTTGLLGNTVLLFLISTESKLHTPMYFLLSQLSLLDIGFLLITIPKMAADFLQGGGSISFGGCAAQMFFLMVMGISEIVLLSLMSYDRYVAVCHPLHYPMLMQHQVCLLMVGTSWFSGVLVASIQTSITLHFPYCASRNVDHFFCEVPALLKLSCADTSAYELALSVSAVLILLLPMSLIAISYGHVLAAVLHMHSAEARHKAFTTCSSHIAVVGLFYAAALFMYMVPGTYHSPQQDNVVSLFYSLITPTLNPLIYSLRNREVQVALVKVLGRGGFWSKR; from the coding sequence ATGGAGGAATCAAATCAATCAATGGCCACAGATTTTATTCTCATGGGACTCTTcagccacacagggccacacTTGGTCCTGTTTTCCCTGGTGGCTGCCACATTCACCACAGGCCTTCTGGGCAACACCGTCCTGCTCTTCTTGATCAGCACAGAATCCAAGCTCCACACACCCATGTACTTCCTGCTCAGTCAGCTCTCTCTGTTGGACATTGGGTTTCTACTGATCACCATCCCCAAGATGGCAGCCGACTTCCTGCAGGGAGGGGGCTCCATCTCATTCGGGGGGTGTGCAGCTCAGATGTTCTTCCTGATGGTGATGGGCATCTCTGAAATTGTCCTGCTGTCCCTCATGTCCTATGACCGCTACGTTGCCGTGTGCCACCCCCTGCATTATCCCATGCTCATGCAACATCAAGTCTGCCTGCTCATGGTGGGCACTTCCTGGTTCTCAGGTGTGCTCGTGGCCTCCATCCAGACGTCCATCACCCTGCACTTTCCATACTGTGCCTCACGCAATGTGGACCACTTCTTCTGTGAGGTGCCCGCCCTCCTCAAGCTCTCCTGTGCTGACACATCTGCCTACGAGTTGGCGCTGTCCGTCTCAGCGGTGCTGATTTTGCTACTGCCCATGTCGCTCATCGCAATCTCCTATGGCCATGTGTTGGCAGCTGTTCTTCACATGCACTCAGCAGAGGCCCGACACAAAGCCTTCACCACGTGCTCCTCACACATCGCCGTGGTGGGACTCTTTTACGCGGCTGCCCTGTTCATGTACATGGTGCCAGGCACCTACCACAGCCCACAGCAGGACAACGTGGTCTCTCTCTTCTACAGTCTCATCACCCCTACACTGAACCCCctcatctacagcctgaggaacagagaggttcAGGTGGCTTTGGTCAAGGTCCTTGGCAGAGGTGGCTTCTGGTCAAAGAGATGA